A portion of the Streptococcus urinalis 2285-97 genome contains these proteins:
- a CDS encoding ABC transporter permease, translating to MSLKVYRKDIKQSFSSSIGRFLSLFSLMMIGAIALIGLKVTAPNMERTAQTFIEKYHTMDLSIIGSQGFNQDDKNDLKKLKDTKIEYSYLLDVTTNNGQKAIRLFSTPKNISKAQLSSGHFPKTKNEIALAKSFSKQYHIGDTISFSDTSNLLSTKTYQITGFIQSSEMWSTKNLGSSSKGSGELQGYGIIPSASFKLPYHNIARIQIKSLNQKPYYSDTYKDKVTSFKSKIKKRLSDNGEKRQKHEVSEANEKINKAKSQLSKQEKTIKQLPESPQKSQLTSQLNQEKAKISRQETKISQIKAATYSVYNRKTYPGSDGYTAYDSSTESISAVGNIFPVVLYIVAALVTLTTMTRFVDEERQTAGLFKALGYSNKQIIRKFIIYGFITSMAGTLAGVIIGHIFLSPMISNIITNTSVIGESHRYFYLSWTLLALLFAFISAVLPTYLVARKELSDEAAPLLLAKPPVAGETILLEKWHFIWNKLSFTQKITARNIFRYKQRMFMTIFGVAGSVALLFAGLGIQTSISGVSKTQFQDILNYQLIVSENQNATKSEQEKLNNALESSDITHKLPIEVKTSKNKISTVNEEQSITMFISDQDQLSPYINLRERHASKAISLPKNGIVISEKLAQLYKADIGDTIKITLNHKKVTVKIAAITEMYAGHFIFFSKQYYENISHQTFKENAKLVQLNSKKIRDISYQAASFNKLKAVAGVSQNASLIAQLNAVANSLQSVMLILVILSVLLAIVILYNLTNINVAERIRELSTIKVLGFHNKEVTLYIYRETIVLSIIGIIAGLISGIGLHALLLNMIGSDVIMFNPSVPLKVYIIPIIAISAILICLGLVVNRHLRKVDMLEALKSVD from the coding sequence ATGTCCTTAAAAGTATATCGCAAAGACATCAAACAATCCTTTAGTTCTTCAATAGGTCGCTTTTTATCCCTCTTTTCATTGATGATGATAGGGGCAATTGCTTTAATTGGTCTCAAAGTAACTGCTCCAAATATGGAAAGAACAGCTCAAACTTTTATTGAAAAATACCATACCATGGATCTTTCCATCATTGGCTCTCAAGGATTTAACCAAGATGACAAAAATGACTTAAAAAAACTGAAAGATACTAAAATCGAATACAGTTATCTTTTAGATGTAACCACCAATAATGGCCAAAAGGCCATTCGACTTTTTTCAACTCCCAAAAACATCTCAAAAGCACAGCTCTCATCAGGTCATTTCCCAAAAACCAAAAATGAAATTGCACTTGCTAAATCCTTTTCTAAGCAATATCACATAGGGGATACAATAAGCTTTTCAGATACAAGTAATTTATTGTCAACAAAAACCTATCAGATTACAGGTTTTATTCAATCATCTGAAATGTGGTCAACAAAAAATCTAGGTAGTTCAAGTAAAGGTTCTGGTGAACTTCAAGGCTACGGTATTATACCATCTGCTTCTTTCAAATTACCTTATCACAATATCGCACGTATTCAAATTAAATCATTAAATCAAAAGCCCTATTACTCTGATACTTACAAAGATAAAGTTACTTCTTTTAAATCAAAAATCAAGAAGAGATTATCTGATAATGGTGAGAAGCGTCAAAAACACGAAGTATCTGAAGCAAATGAAAAAATTAATAAGGCCAAGTCTCAATTATCAAAACAAGAAAAGACAATCAAACAATTACCAGAAAGTCCTCAGAAATCACAACTCACAAGTCAGTTAAATCAAGAAAAAGCTAAGATAAGTCGTCAAGAAACAAAAATAAGTCAAATCAAAGCAGCAACTTATTCTGTCTATAATCGCAAAACCTATCCTGGTAGTGACGGCTATACCGCCTATGATAGTTCAACAGAAAGTATCAGCGCTGTTGGAAATATTTTCCCAGTTGTCCTATATATTGTTGCGGCTTTAGTAACCTTAACGACTATGACACGTTTTGTAGATGAAGAAAGACAAACAGCTGGACTCTTTAAAGCTCTAGGTTATAGCAATAAACAAATCATACGTAAATTTATTATTTATGGTTTTATAACAAGTATGGCAGGAACCTTAGCTGGTGTCATCATTGGCCATATCTTCTTATCACCAATGATTAGTAATATTATTACTAATACATCAGTCATTGGAGAATCACACCGTTATTTCTATCTTTCATGGACTTTATTAGCACTTCTTTTTGCTTTTATTTCTGCTGTACTACCAACCTATTTGGTTGCACGCAAAGAACTAAGTGATGAAGCTGCACCATTATTATTAGCTAAACCACCTGTTGCTGGAGAAACAATACTTCTTGAAAAATGGCATTTTATCTGGAATAAACTAAGTTTCACTCAAAAAATAACTGCTCGGAATATCTTCAGATACAAACAAAGAATGTTTATGACTATTTTTGGTGTAGCGGGTTCAGTTGCACTCTTGTTTGCTGGTTTAGGTATTCAAACTTCCATCTCAGGTGTTTCAAAAACACAATTTCAAGACATTCTCAATTATCAACTAATTGTTTCTGAAAATCAAAATGCTACTAAATCTGAACAGGAAAAATTAAACAATGCTTTAGAAAGTTCAGATATTACCCATAAATTACCAATTGAAGTTAAAACTAGTAAAAATAAGATCTCAACTGTCAATGAAGAACAATCTATCACGATGTTTATTAGTGATCAAGATCAATTAAGTCCCTATATTAACTTAAGAGAACGACATGCTTCAAAAGCAATTTCACTTCCAAAAAATGGAATTGTCATTTCTGAAAAATTAGCTCAATTATACAAAGCTGATATTGGAGATACGATCAAGATAACATTGAATCACAAAAAAGTGACTGTTAAAATAGCAGCTATTACTGAAATGTATGCTGGGCATTTTATCTTCTTTTCAAAACAGTATTATGAAAACATTAGTCATCAAACATTTAAAGAAAATGCAAAGCTGGTTCAATTAAACTCTAAGAAGATTCGTGATATTAGTTACCAAGCAGCATCATTTAACAAGCTAAAAGCCGTTGCTGGAGTCTCACAAAATGCTTCATTGATAGCCCAATTAAATGCCGTTGCAAACTCACTTCAATCTGTCATGTTGATCCTCGTAATATTATCTGTTTTATTGGCAATCGTTATCCTATATAATTTAACTAATATTAATGTTGCAGAACGCATCAGAGAATTATCAACAATCAAAGTTCTTGGTTTTCATAATAAAGAAGTCACACTTTATATATATAGAGAAACCATTGTTTTATCTATTATTGGAATCATAGCAGGTTTAATATCTGGTATTGGGTTGCATGCACTTCTGCTCAATATGATTGGTTCAGATGTTATTATGTTTAATCCAAGTGTTCCCCTAAAAGTTTATATTATTCCAATCATAGCCATTTCTGCTATATTGATTTGTCTTGGTTTAGTTGTCAATCGCCATTTAAGAAAAGTCGATATGTTAGAAGCTTTAAAATCTGTTGATTAA
- a CDS encoding TetR/AcrR family transcriptional regulator: protein MSKNTRNTETKQFIRWAIAKLLEQHSFEEISVTMICREAAINRGTFYLHYLDKYDMMDKLKEETFSHIYAIISEDTKALTREVILAALQYIAEDFDFISVIASSTYVNLPKSIREFINYILDGISNFDDLISQELIVPEKFARTAYVASIESIISKWVIEGGQESPEEMADIIYQIATFYLMFKAFLIV, encoded by the coding sequence ATGTCAAAAAATACGAGAAACACAGAGACAAAACAATTTATCAGATGGGCAATTGCTAAGCTTTTAGAGCAACATTCTTTTGAAGAAATTTCAGTAACCATGATTTGTAGAGAAGCTGCCATCAATAGAGGTACTTTTTACCTTCATTATTTAGATAAGTATGATATGATGGACAAATTAAAGGAAGAAACCTTTTCTCATATTTATGCTATCATTTCAGAAGATACAAAAGCATTAACAAGAGAAGTTATTTTAGCTGCTCTCCAATATATAGCTGAAGATTTTGATTTTATCTCTGTTATTGCCTCATCTACGTATGTCAATCTTCCAAAGTCAATCCGTGAGTTTATCAATTATATTTTAGATGGGATTTCAAATTTTGATGACTTGATTAGTCAAGAGCTCATAGTTCCAGAAAAGTTTGCCAGAACAGCATATGTGGCTTCCATTGAGTCTATTATATCTAAGTGGGTTATTGAAGGTGGTCAGGAATCACCAGAGGAAATGGCAGATATTATTTATCAAATAGCAACTTTTTATTTAATGTTTAAAGCTTTTTTAATTGTTTGA
- a CDS encoding pyridoxamine 5'-phosphate oxidase family protein: MFTDKFLEVLTHEGTVSITSWGNEEPHVTCTWNSFLVLKNDNTLLIPVAGMHGTESDLKVNDQLILTLASREVEGFNGYQGTGFRILGKGEIISEGDYFDEMKEKYSFIRSVLVVTVTDLKQLL, encoded by the coding sequence ATGTTTACTGATAAATTTTTAGAAGTCTTAACTCATGAAGGAACAGTATCTATCACCTCTTGGGGGAATGAAGAACCTCATGTCACTTGTACTTGGAATAGCTTTTTGGTGCTAAAAAATGACAATACATTACTCATTCCTGTAGCAGGAATGCATGGAACAGAGTCAGATTTAAAGGTTAATGATCAACTTATCCTAACTCTTGCATCTAGAGAAGTTGAAGGGTTTAATGGATATCAAGGAACAGGATTTAGAATTCTTGGAAAAGGTGAAATCATTTCTGAAGGTGACTATTTTGATGAAATGAAAGAAAAATATTCTTTTATTCGTTCGGTCTTAGTTGTAACGGTAACCGACTTGAAACAATTATTATAA
- a CDS encoding ABC transporter ATP-binding protein: MSYIEVKNTSKRYHMGENIISANEDVNFKIEKGELVIILGSSGAGKSTLLNILGGMDTTDEGQVIIDGNDIAQYNSHQRTDYRRDDVGFVFQFYNLVANLTAKENVELASEIVKEAMDAEDILKRVGLEKRINNFPAQLSGGEQQRVSIARAVAKKPKLLLCDEPTGALDYQTGKQVLSLLQNVSKQFGTTVIIVTHNSALAPIANRVIHMRDATVKEVTLNSQPQAIESLEY, encoded by the coding sequence ATGTCTTATATAGAAGTTAAGAATACCTCGAAACGTTATCATATGGGTGAAAATATTATTTCTGCCAATGAAGATGTCAATTTTAAGATTGAAAAAGGTGAATTGGTCATTATCTTAGGCTCATCTGGAGCTGGTAAATCAACCTTATTAAATATATTAGGTGGTATGGATACTACTGATGAGGGTCAAGTGATTATAGATGGAAATGATATTGCTCAATACAATTCTCACCAAAGAACAGACTATCGTCGTGATGATGTAGGTTTTGTTTTTCAATTTTATAATTTGGTAGCTAATTTAACAGCAAAGGAAAACGTTGAATTGGCTTCAGAAATTGTTAAGGAAGCTATGGATGCTGAAGACATCTTAAAAAGAGTTGGCTTAGAAAAACGCATCAACAATTTTCCTGCACAGCTTTCTGGTGGTGAACAACAGCGTGTTTCCATTGCACGCGCAGTTGCTAAAAAGCCCAAATTACTTCTTTGTGATGAACCAACTGGAGCACTAGATTATCAAACGGGAAAACAAGTGCTCAGTTTACTACAGAATGTTTCCAAACAGTTTGGAACAACTGTCATTATTGTAACTCACAATTCTGCACTTGCTCCCATTGCTAATCGTGTCATTCATATGAGAGATGCTACTGTTAAAGAAGTAACTTTGAACTCTCAACCACAAGCTATAGAATCATTAGAATACTAG
- a CDS encoding MarR family winged helix-turn-helix transcriptional regulator, translated as MDIKSNIPVLIKRVSLKFEKEANHILTEYNVTASQLKTLKFLFGHPNLTVTQHDIELFFSMTNPTVTGILQNLEKKNFIFRQQNPNDARSKVIGFTEQSLQFKTKLEQLSHQLETDLTKQLTNDEHQTLIYLLTKLLNDNDKVD; from the coding sequence TTGGATATAAAATCGAATATTCCAGTTCTTATAAAGCGGGTTTCTTTAAAATTTGAAAAAGAAGCCAATCATATTTTAACTGAATATAATGTAACTGCTTCTCAATTGAAAACCTTAAAATTTCTATTTGGTCACCCAAATCTCACTGTCACTCAACATGACATTGAACTTTTCTTTTCCATGACAAATCCAACTGTCACAGGAATATTGCAAAACTTAGAGAAGAAAAACTTTATTTTTCGACAGCAAAACCCAAATGATGCTAGAAGTAAGGTCATCGGTTTTACAGAGCAAAGTTTGCAATTTAAGACTAAATTAGAACAGTTATCTCATCAATTGGAGACTGATTTAACCAAACAGTTAACAAATGATGAACACCAAACACTTATATACCTTCTCACGAAATTATTAAATGATAATGATAAGGTAGACTAA
- a CDS encoding MDR family MFS transporter, with protein MQTHDIHGKPYSRTALISLLLIATFAGVLNQTSLGTAIPTLMKSFDISLATAQKATTYFLLANGIMIPVSAFLATRFSTKWLYFVSYAFLITGLLLDTFAPTSNWTIFLIGRIIQACAVGVTMPLMQVVIVNIFPAEQRGAAMGLNGLVVGLAPAIGPTLAGWILKQDFHAFGTVLTWRAIFILPLAILIIAFILTPFLVKDVLENRPVSLDILSFVLSILGFGSFLWGFTNVATDGWGDMSHVILPIIIGIIIITLFVLRQLKLETPFLDINVFKVKQFSITTLAIALSMMAMMGVEMMLPLYLQNVHGLSAFDSGLVLLPGALMMGLVSPIAGKVYDKVGSRRIALIGFVILTIGTVPFIHLTASTPDNFITILYAVRMFGIAMVMMPLTASAMSALPPHEAAHGTAANNTVRQIASAIVVAILSSVTQNVINNNKPAASMKVDNPLHYAYKMINASLDGFHVSFTIGLGFAIIGFFVALLLRKGKVIETEKGGQK; from the coding sequence ATGCAAACACATGATATCCATGGCAAGCCTTATAGTAGAACTGCCTTAATATCACTTTTATTGATTGCAACTTTTGCGGGTGTCTTAAACCAAACAAGTCTTGGGACAGCTATCCCAACCCTTATGAAAAGTTTTGACATCTCACTTGCAACAGCACAAAAAGCTACTACTTATTTCCTTTTAGCTAATGGGATTATGATTCCTGTTTCAGCCTTTTTAGCAACACGATTTTCTACAAAATGGCTATATTTTGTATCTTATGCATTTCTTATTACAGGTTTGTTATTAGATACTTTTGCACCAACTTCAAACTGGACCATCTTTTTAATCGGACGTATCATCCAAGCCTGTGCAGTAGGTGTTACAATGCCATTAATGCAGGTCGTTATTGTAAATATCTTCCCAGCAGAACAGCGTGGTGCTGCAATGGGGCTTAATGGTCTTGTTGTTGGTTTGGCACCTGCCATTGGGCCTACACTAGCTGGTTGGATCTTAAAACAAGATTTTCATGCATTTGGGACTGTTCTCACTTGGCGTGCTATCTTTATTTTACCTCTAGCTATCTTAATAATTGCTTTTATCTTGACACCATTCTTAGTCAAAGATGTTCTTGAAAACCGTCCAGTATCACTTGATATCTTATCATTTGTTCTATCAATCCTTGGTTTTGGTAGTTTCCTTTGGGGCTTCACAAATGTAGCAACAGATGGCTGGGGCGATATGTCACACGTTATCTTACCAATCATTATTGGTATCATTATCATTACACTCTTTGTTCTACGTCAATTAAAACTTGAAACTCCTTTCCTTGATATTAATGTCTTTAAAGTAAAACAATTCTCTATCACAACACTTGCTATTGCGCTATCCATGATGGCCATGATGGGTGTTGAAATGATGCTTCCACTTTATCTTCAAAATGTGCACGGTCTTTCAGCTTTTGATTCTGGACTAGTCCTACTTCCAGGAGCTCTTATGATGGGACTTGTCAGTCCTATTGCTGGTAAAGTGTATGATAAGGTTGGTTCTCGTCGAATTGCTCTTATTGGATTTGTAATCTTAACTATTGGTACTGTTCCATTTATTCATCTAACTGCTTCAACTCCTGATAACTTTATCACAATACTCTATGCTGTTCGTATGTTTGGTATTGCGATGGTTATGATGCCACTTACAGCAAGTGCCATGAGTGCTCTTCCTCCTCATGAAGCAGCACATGGTACCGCAGCAAACAACACTGTAAGACAAATTGCTTCTGCTATTGTTGTTGCCATTCTTTCAAGTGTAACGCAAAATGTCATTAACAATAATAAACCTGCAGCATCTATGAAAGTAGATAATCCACTACATTATGCTTATAAAATGATCAATGCTAGTTTAGATGGTTTCCACGTCTCATTCACTATTGGACTTGGCTTTGCTATTATTGGTTTCTTTGTTGCCTTGTTATTAAGAAAAGGAAAAGTTATTGAGACAGAAAAAGGAGGTCAAAAATGA
- a CDS encoding ABC transporter ATP-binding protein: MTLQTKELGYWYTNPDDYLFKDISINFEKGNVYAILGQSGSGKTTFLSLLAGLDTPKEGSILLNQKVIEKDKLRHYRQSNVSTIFQAYNLIPYMTAIENVQIALEISGKTLSKESISQLFEKVGISRQLIDKPILKLSGGQQQRVAIVRALATNHEVIIADEPTGNLDEETTQDIVNIFKDIAHKEDKVVIIVTHERAVAEQADLVFELKHKVLSQR; the protein is encoded by the coding sequence ATGACACTACAAACCAAAGAACTAGGCTATTGGTACACTAATCCTGATGATTACCTGTTCAAAGATATTTCAATTAACTTTGAAAAAGGTAATGTCTATGCCATCTTAGGCCAATCAGGTAGTGGTAAAACTACATTTTTATCTCTTTTAGCAGGTCTTGATACCCCAAAAGAAGGTTCTATTTTGCTAAATCAAAAAGTTATTGAAAAAGACAAATTAAGACATTATCGTCAATCAAATGTTTCTACAATCTTTCAAGCTTATAATCTAATTCCTTATATGACTGCTATTGAGAATGTCCAAATAGCCCTTGAAATTTCAGGAAAGACTTTATCTAAAGAATCTATAAGTCAATTATTTGAGAAAGTTGGAATCAGTCGACAATTGATCGACAAGCCAATATTAAAACTATCAGGTGGTCAACAACAACGTGTAGCAATTGTTCGTGCACTTGCTACAAATCATGAAGTTATTATCGCCGATGAACCTACAGGTAACCTTGATGAGGAAACAACTCAAGATATTGTTAATATTTTTAAAGATATTGCACATAAAGAAGATAAGGTTGTCATCATCGTGACACATGAACGAGCTGTTGCTGAACAAGCAGATCTCGTCTTTGAGCTGAAACACAAAGTTTTAAGTCAACGCTAA
- a CDS encoding winged helix-turn-helix domain-containing protein: MILLEERNAITQYEQLALLIAKKIAKGQFKEHEKLNPIPKIGDEYSVSRETARKGLKLLESHGVLDFKHGSGVTVASSANAERFINLYQNIVAFTEIQHKISDSIEEQKSYLGELSSLYSHLIDETNE; this comes from the coding sequence GTGATACTATTGGAAGAGAGAAATGCCATAACACAGTATGAGCAACTAGCATTATTGATTGCCAAAAAAATTGCCAAAGGTCAATTTAAAGAGCATGAAAAACTGAATCCTATCCCTAAAATTGGGGATGAATATTCTGTTTCTCGTGAGACTGCAAGAAAAGGCTTAAAGTTATTAGAAAGTCATGGGGTATTAGATTTTAAACATGGTAGTGGTGTCACCGTTGCTTCATCAGCTAATGCTGAGCGCTTTATAAATCTTTATCAAAATATTGTTGCTTTTACCGAAATTCAACATAAAATTAGTGATTCTATTGAAGAACAAAAATCTTATCTAGGAGAGTTAAGTAGTCTTTACTCACATCTTATTGATGAAACAAATGAATAA
- a CDS encoding Nramp family divalent metal transporter codes for MANYHKSNQIKTSLEEINSSVAIPQNMSFWKTLFLYSGPGALVAVGYMDPGNWSTSITGGQNFQYTLMSVILLSSLVAMLLQYLSAKLGIVSQMDLAQAIRSRTSKRLGIILWIITEMAIMATDIAEVIGGAIALNLLFRIPLTIAVLITILDVFLLLLLMKIGVRKIEALVVALILVIFAVFSYQVILSHPDWSAVFQGLIPSGKAFASYPSVSGQVPLTGALGIIGATVMPHNLYLHSSIVQSRQIDRDNPKEIARALRFLTLDSNIQLTMAFFVNCLLLIVGVSVFKAGSVKDPSFLGLYEALSNPHMMSNTLLSQIASSGALSVLFAIALLASGQNSTITGTLTGQIIMEGYIHLKLPAWLRRLITRLLSVLPVMICVLITSSQGVVKENIAVNQLMINSQVFLAFALPFSIIPLLLFTGDESVMGKTFKNNTWINGLGWFSVIVLTFLNLKGLPDQIASFFGEKLSHREVVLSHVISSGLIILIVILLAWLIFDLVKGKN; via the coding sequence GTGGCTAATTATCACAAATCAAATCAAATAAAGACCTCTTTAGAAGAAATTAATTCAAGTGTCGCTATTCCTCAAAACATGTCTTTTTGGAAAACACTTTTTCTTTATTCTGGACCAGGTGCTTTGGTAGCTGTTGGTTATATGGATCCTGGAAATTGGTCGACATCAATTACAGGTGGACAGAATTTTCAGTATACTCTTATGTCAGTCATCTTATTATCTAGTTTGGTGGCCATGTTATTACAATATTTATCTGCAAAATTAGGTATTGTGAGTCAGATGGATCTGGCCCAAGCAATTAGATCAAGAACAAGTAAACGTTTAGGTATTATTTTATGGATAATAACCGAAATGGCAATAATGGCGACCGACATTGCAGAAGTGATTGGTGGCGCAATTGCATTAAATTTACTGTTTCGTATTCCACTGACAATAGCTGTTCTGATAACAATACTGGATGTATTCTTGTTATTATTATTAATGAAGATAGGCGTTAGAAAGATTGAAGCACTGGTGGTTGCTTTGATACTTGTGATCTTTGCGGTCTTTAGTTATCAAGTAATCCTTTCTCATCCTGATTGGTCAGCAGTTTTTCAAGGTTTAATTCCTTCTGGAAAAGCTTTTGCTAGTTATCCTAGTGTCAGTGGACAAGTGCCTTTAACAGGAGCACTTGGTATTATAGGTGCAACAGTGATGCCACATAATCTTTACTTGCACTCTTCTATCGTACAAAGCAGACAGATTGATAGAGATAACCCAAAAGAAATAGCAAGAGCACTTCGATTTTTAACATTGGATTCAAACATTCAATTGACTATGGCCTTTTTTGTGAATTGTTTATTACTGATAGTAGGGGTTTCAGTCTTTAAAGCTGGAAGTGTAAAAGATCCGTCATTTCTAGGCCTTTATGAAGCTCTGTCAAATCCTCATATGATGAGTAATACACTCTTATCACAAATTGCAAGTTCTGGTGCGCTTTCAGTCTTATTTGCAATTGCGTTATTAGCTTCAGGACAGAATTCAACTATTACAGGAACTTTAACAGGTCAAATCATTATGGAAGGCTACATTCATCTAAAATTACCAGCTTGGTTACGTCGATTAATAACGAGATTATTGTCTGTCTTGCCTGTGATGATTTGTGTACTAATAACGAGTTCTCAAGGTGTTGTCAAAGAAAATATAGCAGTAAATCAATTGATGATTAATTCTCAAGTATTCTTGGCATTTGCGCTACCGTTTTCAATTATTCCATTGTTATTATTTACAGGTGATGAGTCTGTTATGGGAAAAACATTTAAAAATAATACTTGGATAAACGGTCTTGGTTGGTTTTCAGTTATTGTATTAACATTTCTAAACTTAAAGGGATTACCAGATCAAATAGCATCATTTTTTGGAGAAAAGCTTTCACATCGAGAAGTTGTCTTGAGTCATGTGATTTCAAGTGGTCTGATTATATTAATTGTCATTTTACTAGCTTGGCTGATTTTTGATTTAGTTAAGGGTAAAAACTAA
- a CDS encoding DUF4811 domain-containing protein, producing MIILVIALATILTFVTWILIDNNVLCYVLAILSIIFLGWSVYILTDHFVNHTGMEVRSKTTTKQVYSAGSSSVPYGMVITKEVGKTSGNYVLVYKDKSSDKKASAHFIPNTKNVTEAVKKTASYKTANVKKATVKTTTKRYVWKSDFYESLFGFAGEEGDLVSKKSVLTVPKDTWLVLSQSQAKKLQTLVPKLKAQSQAQMKANPQAAKAMMTLAKTNPDKYAAMQVQTIKKALNIK from the coding sequence ATGATTATATTAGTCATTGCCCTAGCAACGATTTTAACATTTGTGACTTGGATACTCATTGATAATAATGTGTTATGTTACGTACTTGCTATCCTTTCAATTATCTTTTTAGGATGGTCCGTTTACATCTTAACCGATCATTTTGTTAATCATACAGGTATGGAAGTGAGATCAAAAACAACAACTAAACAAGTTTACTCTGCAGGAAGCTCTAGTGTCCCTTATGGTATGGTGATTACAAAAGAAGTTGGTAAAACTTCTGGTAATTACGTTCTTGTTTATAAAGATAAATCTTCTGATAAAAAAGCAAGTGCTCATTTCATTCCAAATACAAAAAATGTAACTGAAGCTGTCAAAAAAACAGCAAGTTATAAAACGGCCAATGTAAAAAAAGCAACTGTTAAAACAACAACTAAAAGATATGTTTGGAAATCAGATTTTTATGAATCTCTCTTTGGTTTTGCTGGAGAAGAGGGTGATTTAGTTTCTAAAAAATCAGTGTTAACTGTTCCAAAGGATACATGGCTTGTTCTCAGTCAAAGCCAAGCTAAAAAATTACAAACTTTGGTACCCAAACTAAAAGCACAATCACAAGCACAAATGAAAGCTAACCCTCAAGCTGCTAAAGCTATGATGACTTTAGCTAAAACAAATCCAGATAAATATGCAGCAATGCAAGTTCAAACAATTAAAAAAGCTTTAAACATTAAATAA
- a CDS encoding Cna B-type domain-containing protein, with protein sequence MIKQIKTLLLGVIAVFLFVIPVSVSAQSTTTLDISNVWFDNNADQLRPNSVTVNIFADGVLVKKQDISIANQNQGNPSQWSMNQIKLDALNADGSEINYTFTVDPVTNYSTKIRPSKDVEQVTSGGGRSGRAQTGGTVDTVTTYQLLIFNTEAVQPTPTPEPSSSSASTSTSDSSTESSTQPSTTDSTDKTTSEPLNDTKSDKNNSNDKKQAQPTSNSSSAQGKPNSSQHGKKMQVYLSLANNLLFCSLFLD encoded by the coding sequence ATGATTAAACAAATTAAAACATTACTCTTAGGTGTTATAGCAGTTTTTCTATTTGTCATCCCAGTCAGTGTGTCAGCTCAAAGCACGACAACACTTGATATATCAAATGTCTGGTTTGATAATAATGCAGATCAGCTAAGACCAAATAGCGTCACTGTTAATATCTTTGCTGATGGCGTTTTGGTTAAGAAACAAGACATAAGTATCGCAAACCAAAATCAAGGTAACCCATCACAGTGGTCAATGAACCAAATTAAGTTAGATGCCTTAAATGCAGATGGTTCAGAAATTAACTATACTTTTACAGTTGATCCTGTTACCAACTATAGTACTAAAATAAGACCATCAAAAGATGTTGAACAAGTCACAAGTGGTGGTGGTCGCTCTGGTAGAGCCCAAACAGGTGGAACAGTGGATACCGTTACAACCTATCAACTGCTAATCTTTAACACAGAAGCTGTACAGCCTACGCCAACACCAGAGCCAAGCTCATCAAGTGCATCTACAAGCACAAGTGATAGTTCAACTGAAAGCTCTACACAACCATCAACAACTGACTCTACAGATAAAACAACTTCTGAGCCATTGAACGATACTAAATCTGATAAGAATAATTCAAATGACAAGAAGCAAGCTCAGCCAACAAGTAATTCAAGCTCAGCACAAGGGAAACCTAACTCAAGTCAACATGGAAAGAAAATGCAAGTTTACCTATCACTGGCGAACAATCTTCTATTTTGCTCATTATTCTTGGACTGA